CGCTGAACACAGAAATTTTCAGGAAGAGGGACCTAAAATGATCGTCCAACAGATTTTGCAGTCCAAAGGCAATGATGCTGTGATCACCATCACGCCGCGGACAAACGTCGCTGACGCGGCTGCGCTTTTGTCCGAACACCGCATCGGTGGTCTGGTGGTTTCAGGCGACGGCAAATCCGCGGATGGCATCCTGTCGGAACGAGACATCGTGCGCGCGCTTGCCTCAAAGGGCGGTGGGTGTCTGAATGATCAGGTCTCCGAATTGATGACGCCTGATCCGGTTTGCTGTTCGCGTCAGGACAGCGCCGATCACGTGCTTGGCCGCATGACCGAGGGGCGATTTCGCCATATGCCGGTGGTGGAAGACGGCGCATTGGTCGGCATCGTGACAATCGGCGACGTGGTCAAGGCCCGGTTGCAAGAGCTTTCCATGGAGAAAGAGGCGCTGGAAAGCATGGTGATGGGGCACTGACGCGCAAATGGCGCACGGTCTCTGATTTCACTGTTCCACAAATACTCAATTCGACGCCCGACGCTTGCAATCACCCCGGTCCTGGTGTTGCTTGCTCCGACAATTGATGAAAGAGGCCTCTGTCATGCGCATTGGTTTGTACCCTGGCACATTTGACCCAATCACGTTGGGCCATACCGATATCATCGCACGCGCGGCAACGCTTGTGGACCGGCTTGTCATCGGTGTGGCGATCAATCGTGACAAGGGGCCGCTCTTTTCCCTCGAAGAGCGCGTCGCCATGGTCGAAGCCGAATGCGCAGGGATCTGCAAGGACACTGGCGTTGAGATC
This DNA window, taken from Roseovarius sp. S88, encodes the following:
- a CDS encoding CBS domain-containing protein, with protein sequence MIVQQILQSKGNDAVITITPRTNVADAAALLSEHRIGGLVVSGDGKSADGILSERDIVRALASKGGGCLNDQVSELMTPDPVCCSRQDSADHVLGRMTEGRFRHMPVVEDGALVGIVTIGDVVKARLQELSMEKEALESMVMGH